The sequence CCGGATATGACTCGATTCATGTCGGCGATGCGAAGATCGATTTCACCGAGCGGACCTTCATCTGGCACTACGCCATCAGCCATTTCGACGATGCGCCACTGCTCGGCTTCGGCATCAACGGCTTCTGGACGGTGCCGTCGATCTACGACTATTTCGAGCAGAACCACGGCTGGGTGCTGGACAATTATCACAGTGGCTACATCACGATCCTGATGGAGACCGGGTTTCTGGGATATGTGCTGTTCGCCGCGAGCGTCCTTCTGTTCTCGAACAAGATCCTGTACCTGATCTCGACGAGATCGATCGAGCGATCGCACTGCGCGCTCATCACCGGATTCGTGGTCCTCAGCTTTCAGACCAATTTCACGGAGACGACGTTTCTTCGCTCGACGATGTTCACCTCGGTCCTCCTGGTCGCGTTCCTCCTCGCCACGTGCAGGCCCGTGCCCGAGCCGGGATTTCAATCTGTGGAGATGGACGCGAGATGACCGCCATCCGTGCCGCCCGGCTGCGAGGCCTCAATCTCGTCGCGGCGGCATTCTTCCTTGCATCAGTGGTCTCCGCGGCCCACGGCGCCGAGCAGGCCGCTTCCCGTAACGTCCCGAAGTTGGGGCGCGGCATCAACATTCTCGGCTATGACGGCATCTGGGAGGGCGGTCGGAACGCGCCATTCCGCCTCGACAATCTGACGACGATCAAGAAGGCCGGGTTCTCGCACGTCAGGATCAACTTCTTCGGGTTCAAGTTCATGGGTCCCGAGAATGTCCTGGACGAGATCGTTCTCAGACGGCTCGATACCGTCATCGAGGAAGTGCTCGCGCGGGGGCTCATTCCCATCCTCGACGAGCACGATACCCATATCTGCCAGCGCGACATTTCGGAATGCGCACCGAAGCTCAGGGCGTTCTGGCGGCAGATCGCCGAGCGATATGCCGGAAAATATCCGACGCTGGTCTTCGAGGTCCTGAACGAGCCTGGCGGACAAATGACGACGTCCAGCT comes from Bradyrhizobium sp. CCGE-LA001 and encodes:
- a CDS encoding glycoside hydrolase family 5 protein; this translates as MTAIRAARLRGLNLVAAAFFLASVVSAAHGAEQAASRNVPKLGRGINILGYDGIWEGGRNAPFRLDNLTTIKKAGFSHVRINFFGFKFMGPENVLDEIVLRRLDTVIEEVLARGLIPILDEHDTHICQRDISECAPKLRAFWRQIAERYAGKYPTLVFEVLNEPGGQMTTSSWNALLNECLEIIRRTNPDRPVIAAVLNVDEIPIEELVLPTDDRNLIVTFHYYAPIKFTHQGAPWSQTFSKIGPLDWGSRNDEAKAAADFDKVRLWAEKEKRPIYLGEFGVYERAPSDSRLRYLSFVARSADRLGWSWAYWQFDHDFAAFDGARQAWKPDILRALVPLLR